A portion of the Candidatus Pristimantibacillus lignocellulolyticus genome contains these proteins:
- a CDS encoding phosphoribosylaminoimidazolesuccinocarboxamide synthase, protein MTTQVQAISSAVDYVRAPLIYKGKVRELYDLGEHFLIVVTDRISAFDYVLDPAVPDKGNVLNSLSAYWFAITEDIIANHVVHTDVYKLGDIITEPELLKHRIMVSRKAERIDMECIVRGNITGGGWRQYQESGGINGEPLPAGLRKNEKLAEPIFTPSAKNDIGHDEDISFTEMGKRIGKELAEALRERSIALYNFAQAYCLEKGIILADCKFEFGIIDGEIILIDEIFTPDSSRFWAQDKFAYDIEIDSMDKEPVRAYLLSSDWDRDSKPAPLPDHVVEETTARYRNIYTSITGKQLG, encoded by the coding sequence ATTGTATGATCTAGGTGAGCATTTCTTGATTGTTGTTACAGACCGCATCTCTGCATTTGACTATGTTCTAGATCCTGCAGTTCCAGACAAAGGAAATGTATTGAACTCATTATCTGCGTATTGGTTTGCTATTACTGAAGATATCATCGCTAATCATGTTGTTCATACCGATGTGTATAAGCTTGGTGATATTATTACTGAGCCTGAACTGCTTAAACATCGCATTATGGTGTCTCGTAAAGCTGAACGTATCGATATGGAATGTATCGTTCGTGGCAATATTACGGGCGGTGGTTGGAGACAGTACCAAGAATCAGGCGGTATTAACGGAGAACCGCTACCAGCGGGTTTACGTAAGAATGAAAAGCTTGCAGAGCCGATCTTCACACCATCAGCTAAAAATGATATCGGTCATGATGAGGATATCTCTTTTACTGAAATGGGTAAACGTATTGGCAAGGAACTTGCTGAGGCACTGCGTGAGCGTAGTATTGCACTATATAACTTCGCCCAAGCTTATTGCTTGGAAAAAGGTATCATCCTTGCAGATTGTAAGTTTGAATTTGGTATCATTGATGGTGAAATTATTTTAATCGATGAAATCTTTACACCAGACTCTTCGCGTTTCTGGGCACAAGACAAATTTGCATATGATATTGAAATCGATAGTATGGACAAAGAACCCGTTCGTGCTTATCTATTAAGCTCTGATTGGGATAGAGATAGTAAACCTGCTCCACTTCCAGATCATGTTGTTGAAGAAACAACGGCACGATATCGCAATATTTATACTTCTATTACTGGTAAACAATTAGGCTAA
- the purN gene encoding phosphoribosylglycinamide formyltransferase translates to MTLRIAVFASGQGSNFQAIVDAMQEKKLDVSIELLVCDKPLAPVVARAQQAGVEAFVFKPKDYASREAYEEEILAMMQQKQVDLVVLAGYMRIITSVLVEPYYGRMLNVHPSMLPSFPGVNAIGQALDYGVKVTGVTVHFVDGGLDSGPIVAQEAVTIEDGDTEESLAARIHIIEQQLYPQVIGWIAQGKVSIDGRHVKVVQNSHL, encoded by the coding sequence ATGACATTACGTATCGCTGTATTTGCATCGGGTCAAGGTTCGAACTTTCAAGCTATTGTTGATGCCATGCAGGAGAAGAAGCTCGATGTATCCATCGAGCTTCTTGTTTGTGATAAGCCACTAGCTCCTGTTGTTGCACGCGCACAGCAAGCAGGAGTAGAAGCATTTGTATTCAAGCCCAAGGATTATGCTTCTCGTGAGGCTTATGAGGAAGAAATACTTGCAATGATGCAACAAAAGCAAGTTGATCTTGTTGTTCTTGCAGGTTATATGCGAATTATTACATCCGTATTAGTGGAGCCTTATTATGGGCGTATGCTTAATGTACACCCGTCAATGCTACCAAGCTTTCCAGGTGTTAATGCAATAGGACAAGCGCTTGATTACGGAGTGAAGGTAACAGGAGTTACAGTTCATTTCGTAGATGGTGGCTTAGACAGTGGTCCAATTGTTGCGCAAGAAGCAGTAACTATTGAAGATGGCGATACAGAAGAAAGTCTTGCAGCTCGTATTCATATCATCGAGCAACAGTTGTATCCGCAAGTTATTGGGTGGATTGCGCAAGGTAAAGTAAGCATCGATGGTAGGCACGTAAAGGTAGTTCAAAACAGTCACTTGTGA
- the purQ gene encoding phosphoribosylformylglycinamidine synthase subunit PurQ — protein MKFAVLVFPGSNCDIDCYKAVEQAIGQEVDYVWHTATDLSAYDCILVPGGFSYGDYLRCGAIARFANVMNEVQKAADAGKYILGICNGFQILTEANLLPGALIRNNGLKFRCHQTPLEVVNNNTPFTSDYAQGEIINIPIAHGEGNYFCDEETLAQLNANNQVVFRYADDTNPNGSVENIAGISNKAGNVVGMMPHPERAVSEILGSADGKRMFTSILNAWREQHGTAING, from the coding sequence ATGAAGTTTGCTGTACTTGTATTTCCAGGCTCTAACTGTGATATCGATTGCTACAAGGCTGTAGAGCAAGCCATTGGTCAAGAAGTAGATTATGTATGGCATACAGCTACGGACTTGTCCGCATATGACTGTATTCTAGTACCAGGTGGATTCTCTTATGGAGACTATCTTCGTTGCGGAGCAATTGCACGCTTCGCTAATGTTATGAATGAAGTTCAAAAAGCTGCTGATGCAGGTAAATATATTTTAGGAATTTGTAATGGTTTCCAAATTCTTACGGAAGCTAATTTGCTACCAGGTGCATTAATTCGTAACAATGGATTGAAATTCCGTTGTCACCAAACACCGCTTGAAGTAGTGAATAACAACACACCATTTACATCAGATTACGCACAAGGTGAAATCATTAATATTCCTATTGCGCATGGTGAAGGTAACTACTTCTGTGATGAAGAGACATTGGCACAATTGAACGCGAATAATCAAGTTGTATTCCGTTATGCAGATGACACTAACCCGAACGGTTCTGTTGAAAATATTGCAGGTATTAGTAATAAAGCAGGTAATGTCGTAGGTATGATGCCTCACCCTGAGCGCGCGGTTAGCGAAATCTTAGGTTCTGCGGACGGCAAACGTATGTTTACATCGATTTTGAATGCATGGAGGGAACAACATGGCACAGCAATTAACGGCTAA
- the purS gene encoding phosphoribosylformylglycinamidine synthase subunit PurS, whose product MKATVYVTIKENVLDPQGTAVQGALHSMGFNEVEKVRIGKYLEVNLDTTDRAEAEARLKVMCEKLLANTVVEDYRFELED is encoded by the coding sequence ATGAAGGCAACTGTTTATGTAACGATTAAAGAGAATGTACTAGATCCACAAGGAACTGCTGTGCAAGGCGCGCTTCATTCAATGGGATTCAATGAAGTTGAGAAAGTTCGTATTGGTAAATATCTTGAAGTTAATCTTGATACAACTGATCGCGCAGAAGCTGAAGCTCGCCTTAAAGTTATGTGTGAAAAGTTGTTAGCTAACACTGTCGTTGAAGACTACCGATTTGAACTGGAGGACTAA
- the purM gene encoding phosphoribosylformylglycinamidine cyclo-ligase, which yields MSEAYKKAGVDIAAGNEAVERMKKHVKRTFRPEVMADLGGFGGLFSLNKEKYDEPVLVSGTDGVGTKLKLAFAMDKHDTIGIDAVAMCVNDIIVQGAEPLFFLDYLACGKVVPEKIEAIVAGISEGCVQSGCALIGGETAEMPGMYTEEEYDIAGFTVGIVDRPKMIDGSTIAPGDAVLGFASSGIHSNGFSLVRRLLLEEVGYSLQDEVAELGGAKLGDVLLEPTKIYVKSALKLIEQVNVKGMAHITGGGFIENIPRVLPEGVNVDVNYGSWPILPIFELMQQKGNITNRDMFTTFNMGIGLVVVVPAEQAEEAIRIANELGEQAYAIGTVTEGNRIVTFTGAEV from the coding sequence ATGTCAGAAGCGTACAAAAAAGCTGGCGTCGATATTGCGGCGGGTAATGAAGCAGTAGAACGTATGAAGAAGCATGTAAAACGTACTTTCCGTCCAGAAGTCATGGCTGATCTTGGTGGATTCGGTGGCTTGTTCAGCTTGAATAAGGAGAAGTATGATGAGCCTGTATTGGTTTCTGGTACTGATGGCGTTGGAACAAAGCTGAAGCTTGCATTTGCAATGGATAAGCATGATACGATCGGTATTGATGCAGTAGCTATGTGCGTAAATGATATTATTGTACAAGGTGCTGAGCCTTTATTCTTCCTTGACTATCTTGCTTGTGGCAAAGTAGTACCTGAGAAAATCGAAGCGATTGTTGCTGGTATTTCTGAAGGTTGTGTACAATCCGGTTGTGCGTTAATCGGTGGTGAAACTGCTGAGATGCCTGGTATGTATACTGAAGAAGAATATGATATTGCTGGGTTCACTGTTGGTATCGTTGACCGTCCTAAAATGATAGATGGTTCAACTATTGCTCCTGGTGATGCGGTTCTTGGTTTTGCTTCAAGTGGTATTCATAGTAACGGTTTCTCTCTTGTACGTCGTCTTCTTCTTGAAGAAGTAGGATATTCTCTACAAGATGAGGTTGCTGAGCTAGGCGGAGCTAAGCTTGGAGACGTTCTATTAGAGCCAACGAAAATTTATGTTAAATCAGCATTGAAATTAATCGAGCAAGTAAATGTGAAAGGTATGGCTCACATTACTGGCGGTGGATTTATTGAAAATATTCCTCGTGTATTACCAGAAGGCGTTAACGTAGATGTGAATTATGGCTCATGGCCTATTCTACCAATTTTCGAATTGATGCAACAAAAAGGTAATATTACGAATCGTGATATGTTCACAACATTTAATATGGGCATTGGACTTGTTGTGGTTGTTCCAGCTGAGCAAGCCGAAGAAGCAATTCGTATTGCTAATGAGTTAGGTGAGCAAGCTTACGCTATCGGAACGGTAACGGAAGGTAACCGTATCGTAACGTTTACTGGAGCAGAAGTATAA
- the purL gene encoding phosphoribosylformylglycinamidine synthase subunit PurL, with product MAQQLTAKEPTAEQIAEQKIYQQFGVSDSEFDLICGFLGRKPNYTEIGVFSVMWSEHCAYKNSKPILKKFPITGPKVLMGPGEGAGIVDIGDNQAVVFKIESHNHPSAVEPYQGAATGVGGIIRDIFSMGARPVAVLNSLRFGSLKNERVKYLFENVVSGIAGYGNCIGIPTVGGEVNFDESYEGNPLVNAMCVGLIDHDKIQRGVAKGVGNPVFYVGPATGRDGIHGATFASIELSEESEEKKTAVQVGDPFMEKLVMEATLELINSGIVLGIQDMGAAGLTCSSAEMASKAGNGLELYLDEVPQRETGMTPYEMMLSESQERMLFVVEPQHEAQAREIFDRWGIICAKVGKVTDDGRLRLIHKGEQVADMPVQALVDECPVYNKPSSEPAYYRDFADVNTSDFAEITDLNGTLEEILASPTVASKEWVYNQYDYMVRTATAVQPGSDAAVVLVDGTRKALAMTTDCNSRYVYLDPEMGGRIAVSEAARNIVCSGAEPLAITDNLNFGSPEKPEVFWQIEKSADGISEACVALETPVIGGNVSLYNENNKGAINPTPVIGMVGLVHDIDHITTQGFKSEGDIIVLLGETKAEFGGSELQYVKNGAPSGRPPVLDLAVEKNVQQAVLTAIQAGFVASAHDLSEGGIATALAESCISGKIGAKVSTTTSLRTDHYLFSESQSRILLSATPAKVDELLAHLSAKGVAHAVIGTVGGNDLDITVNDKAAINAPVAKFERAWKDAIPCLMK from the coding sequence ATGGCACAGCAATTAACGGCTAAGGAACCAACCGCAGAACAAATCGCGGAGCAAAAAATTTATCAACAATTCGGCGTATCAGATTCAGAATTTGATCTAATCTGTGGCTTCCTTGGACGCAAGCCCAACTATACAGAAATTGGTGTATTCAGTGTAATGTGGTCTGAGCATTGTGCTTACAAAAACTCTAAGCCAATTTTGAAGAAATTCCCGATCACTGGACCAAAAGTTCTAATGGGTCCTGGTGAAGGAGCTGGTATCGTTGATATCGGTGACAACCAAGCGGTAGTATTCAAAATTGAATCACATAACCATCCGTCTGCTGTTGAACCTTACCAAGGTGCAGCAACTGGTGTTGGTGGTATCATTCGTGACATCTTCTCTATGGGTGCTCGTCCAGTAGCGGTGCTTAATAGCCTTCGCTTTGGTAGCCTGAAAAATGAACGTGTGAAATATTTGTTCGAGAATGTTGTAAGTGGTATTGCTGGTTATGGTAACTGTATCGGTATTCCAACGGTTGGTGGAGAAGTTAACTTTGATGAGAGTTATGAAGGTAACCCACTTGTTAATGCGATGTGTGTTGGTCTAATCGATCATGATAAAATTCAACGTGGTGTTGCAAAAGGAGTAGGTAACCCAGTATTCTATGTTGGTCCTGCTACTGGCCGTGATGGTATTCATGGTGCAACATTCGCATCGATTGAACTTTCTGAAGAATCAGAAGAGAAGAAAACTGCCGTTCAAGTTGGTGATCCATTCATGGAGAAGCTTGTAATGGAAGCTACTCTTGAATTAATCAATTCCGGTATCGTTCTTGGTATTCAAGATATGGGTGCTGCTGGTCTTACATGTTCAAGTGCTGAGATGGCATCTAAAGCAGGTAATGGTCTTGAATTGTACCTTGATGAAGTTCCACAACGTGAAACAGGTATGACACCTTATGAAATGATGCTTTCTGAGTCTCAAGAGCGTATGCTATTCGTTGTTGAACCACAGCATGAAGCACAAGCGAGAGAAATTTTCGATCGTTGGGGTATTATTTGTGCCAAAGTTGGTAAAGTAACGGATGACGGACGTCTTCGCCTTATTCATAAAGGTGAGCAAGTGGCAGATATGCCAGTACAAGCGCTTGTTGATGAGTGCCCTGTTTACAATAAGCCATCTTCTGAGCCAGCTTATTATCGCGACTTTGCAGATGTTAACACAAGTGACTTTGCAGAAATTACAGATTTGAACGGAACGCTAGAAGAGATTCTTGCTTCCCCAACTGTAGCGAGCAAAGAGTGGGTTTATAACCAATATGATTACATGGTTCGTACAGCGACTGCAGTTCAACCAGGTTCAGATGCGGCTGTCGTATTAGTTGACGGTACTCGTAAAGCACTTGCTATGACTACTGACTGTAATAGCCGTTATGTATATCTTGATCCAGAAATGGGCGGACGTATTGCAGTATCTGAAGCAGCGCGTAATATCGTATGTTCAGGTGCTGAGCCGCTTGCAATTACAGATAACTTAAACTTCGGATCTCCAGAGAAACCAGAAGTATTCTGGCAAATCGAGAAATCTGCTGATGGAATAAGTGAAGCTTGTGTGGCACTTGAAACTCCAGTAATCGGTGGTAACGTAAGTTTATACAATGAAAATAATAAAGGTGCAATCAACCCAACACCAGTAATCGGTATGGTTGGACTTGTACACGACATAGATCATATTACTACGCAAGGTTTCAAATCAGAAGGTGATATCATTGTCCTTCTAGGCGAAACAAAGGCTGAGTTTGGTGGTTCTGAACTTCAATATGTGAAGAATGGTGCTCCATCTGGACGCCCTCCAGTACTTGACCTAGCTGTTGAGAAAAATGTACAACAAGCAGTATTAACTGCAATTCAAGCTGGTTTTGTTGCTTCTGCACATGATTTGTCTGAAGGTGGTATTGCAACTGCACTTGCAGAAAGCTGTATTAGCGGTAAAATCGGTGCAAAAGTATCTACAACGACTAGCCTACGCACAGATCATTATTTATTCAGTGAGTCTCAGTCTCGTATTCTATTGTCTGCTACTCCAGCAAAAGTTGATGAATTACTTGCTCATTTATCAGCAAAAGGTGTTGCTCATGCTGTAATTGGTACGGTTGGAGGCAACGATCTAGATATTACTGTTAATGATAAAGCAGCTATTAACGCTCCAGTAGCTAAATTTGAGAGAGCGTGGAAGGATGCGATCCCATGTCTAATGAAGTAA
- the purF gene encoding amidophosphoribosyltransferase, with the protein MSNEVKDLQLWTGDHYNEGIGRDDIFDKLREECGVFGVFGHPDAAGVSYYGLHALQHRGEESAGICTVDGSNNNQFNYHREMGLVKEVFTQEILTRLKGERAIGHVRYSTAGESRLANAQPLIFKYRDGDLAVATNGNIVNAPEIRKELEMSGSIFQTSSDTEVIAHLIARSSKDFVEAARDALRRLVGGFAFLIMTNDKLIVASDPHGLRPLSMATLGDGYAFSSETCGFEAVGAEYVRDVQPGEMIVIDENGINYDRYDAGESRRATCAMEYIYFARPDSDINEINIHAARKRMGKRLALESFVDADIVTGVPDSSISAAIGYAEQTGIPYELGLIKNKYTGRTFIQPSQELREKGVKMKLSAVRKVVEGKRVVMIDDSIVRGTTSLRIVNLLREAGATEVHVRITSPPFKNPCYYGIDTPSRDELIASYRTVEEIRQQINADSLTFLSDEGLMEAVGGHDGKYKHGMCMGCFDNDYPTVVDETSDKSCSC; encoded by the coding sequence ATGTCTAATGAAGTAAAAGACTTACAATTATGGACGGGTGATCATTATAACGAAGGTATCGGTCGTGACGATATCTTCGATAAGTTAAGAGAAGAGTGCGGTGTGTTCGGAGTTTTCGGACACCCTGACGCTGCTGGCGTATCGTACTATGGTTTGCATGCTCTTCAACATCGTGGTGAAGAAAGTGCAGGGATTTGTACGGTTGATGGCAGCAACAATAATCAATTTAATTACCACCGTGAGATGGGGCTTGTGAAAGAAGTATTTACACAGGAGATTCTTACAAGATTAAAAGGAGAACGTGCGATTGGTCATGTACGTTACTCTACAGCAGGAGAAAGTAGGCTAGCTAATGCACAGCCGCTAATTTTCAAATATCGTGATGGTGACCTTGCGGTTGCTACGAACGGTAATATTGTTAATGCTCCTGAAATTCGTAAAGAGCTAGAGATGAGTGGTTCAATATTTCAAACATCAAGTGATACAGAAGTTATCGCTCATTTAATTGCTCGTTCATCGAAAGATTTCGTAGAAGCAGCACGTGATGCATTACGTCGTCTAGTAGGCGGTTTCGCGTTTTTGATCATGACAAACGATAAATTAATTGTTGCATCAGATCCACATGGTTTGCGTCCATTATCTATGGCGACCCTTGGTGATGGCTACGCGTTCTCGTCTGAGACATGTGGTTTTGAAGCGGTTGGAGCTGAGTATGTACGTGATGTGCAACCAGGTGAAATGATCGTCATTGATGAGAACGGTATTAACTACGATCGTTATGATGCTGGTGAATCTCGTCGTGCAACTTGTGCTATGGAGTATATTTACTTTGCAAGACCAGATAGTGATATTAACGAAATAAACATTCATGCAGCTCGTAAACGTATGGGTAAACGTCTTGCACTAGAATCTTTCGTGGATGCGGATATTGTAACAGGTGTTCCTGACTCAAGTATTTCAGCAGCGATTGGTTACGCAGAGCAAACAGGTATTCCTTATGAGCTTGGCTTGATCAAAAATAAATATACAGGTCGTACGTTCATTCAACCTTCACAGGAACTTCGTGAAAAAGGGGTTAAAATGAAGCTATCGGCTGTTCGTAAAGTAGTAGAAGGCAAACGTGTTGTTATGATTGATGATTCTATCGTTCGTGGTACAACGTCGTTGCGTATCGTTAATTTGCTTCGTGAAGCAGGTGCTACTGAAGTACATGTTAGAATTACTTCACCTCCATTCAAAAATCCTTGTTACTACGGTATTGATACGCCAAGTCGCGATGAGTTAATCGCATCATATCGTACCGTTGAGGAAATTCGTCAACAGATCAATGCAGATTCACTCACCTTCTTATCGGATGAAGGTTTGATGGAAGCTGTTGGCGGTCATGATGGGAAGTATAAGCACGGCATGTGCATGGGATGTTTTGATAATGACTATCCAACTGTTGTTGATGAAACATCTGATAAAAGCTGCAGCTGCTAG